CTCCGAAAAATTCAAAGGCGTGAACGAAACCGTCCAGGAATGCTTCTTGTCTCTCGTGAAGGTAGGCTCGTACAAAGCGGGCTCGACTCGCAGAAAGCTCAATACAAAAGAGATAGATTCGCGTCCTCTTTCCTTGAAGGAAAATATCGGCTTCCCCCCAGTCAAATTGAAATTGTTGCCCTAACCTAAATTCTAAAGGGATATAAACTTCCTCAATCTTCTTTTTTTGCTTGGCTACGAGCTTTCGAATGTTCGATTCGGAACCTTTAAAATCATATTCTTCAACCAGCCGCCGGTAGATTCTCGCTGCGGTGTGGCGCTGTTTTCCCCATCTCCCTTGGTCTTCTTCGAGCCACTTGTCGATGATCGGGAGTACTCGTTTTGTTTCAGCGGAATATTCCTTGGTCCGATATACATTCTGTCGTTGAATGACCGTTGGAGCTGTCTGATTCGATAGGTACTTGCGGACGGTATTTCGTGAAATCCCAAGTTGTTTCGCAATTTGTCTTTGCGATAATCCTTCAACCTCCTTTAAAAATTTGATATGATGGTATTGAGCCATGGTGATCATCCTTTTCTTCTTCCCCTCTTATGTAGTTTGACTTCCGCTTTCTATCATAAGAGAGAGGATTTGATTTGGAAATGCCGTGGCTCATTTTTATTGTGATCGAACCTCGCTTTAGTGGCTCAATTTTAGATTATCAAATACAAGAGGTTCTTTTCCCAGGATTCGATTTCTCTTGGATATTTCTTTTTCCCATTTCTCTTTAAACTTCTCAAATTCATTTTCCGCCGTTTCTTTTGTTTCGGCTTGATAGATTTTCTTCATATCTTGGGCGATTTCTCCCTGATCCTTTTTCCTTGCTTTATGTAAAGTGTTTCGTACTTGATGCACTACACAGCGCTGGAGACTATTTTGGGGAAGGACTTCTTAAAGACCTCTTCTAAGCCGGCAAGCCCATCAAAGACACCAACCCATACTTCTTCTACCCCGCGTGCTCTTATATCTTGAAGCATTTCTTCCCAGCCTGTGCTGCTTTTTTTTCCACCGAATTAAAGGCCTAGGATTTCCCGGTAGCCGGAGGGTATCACGGTATAGCTGGATTGTTGATTTGGAAAAATTTTGTTATTCACGATCTTCAAGAAAATCTTTTATGGCAAATTTCAACAACAATAAAACCACCTCCTTTCCAATGATGATTAAGAAAGAAAGTGGTTAGTTAAATGAAATCATGGTTTTGTGTTGACTACTTATCATGATTTCTAATTTTCCTTTATGGTGGAGCTAAGGGGATTTGAACCCCTGACCCCCTGCGTGCGATGCAGGTGCTCTCCCGCTGAGCTATAGCCCCATGTATCCATCGCCCGGCTCTCCCCGGGCGACAGAAAAAAATATACCACGAAAGAGAAATCTAGTCAATACCATGACTTGGGGAGCTATTTGCTTTGTACTTTTTTCTTCTCCTTTAGCATACGAAATTAAAATTCATTTACGCTACATAACCCCATTTTGATCCGGTCTTACAAGTAAATCAAGACGAACTGGTATGATTTGGAATACCTTGTGGATAAAAAGAGCAGACGATCCCTTTATCCACAAAAACGGTTTGTGGATCGTTAAAGTATGAAATCACATGTGAATTAGCTCTTAGCTAGGCGCTTCTCACCAAGCTACGCATGTTCTGGGCTTCTCTCTCCTTGATTCTTCCCAGGACCATCGCCAGCATCACGCATAGCGCAAGCTCGGTTCGCATCTTCATTTTGACCATGCTTCGATGCGAAAGCTCGAATCCAAAAAACACCAAGCCAGCCGTTGACGTGCTCTACCGCCGTTCGTTTGGCATATTCTTTTTCCCATTTGCAACTGGTCCGGACTATGAGGGTAAAAATCCTGCGATCTTCCGCAAGTGAAATCCAAATTCCTTGCGCCACCGCACACTGAGCCTGCACTTTAAATTCAATGTCCATTTGCTTAGCGGGACAAAGCTTCTTGATCGAATTACGGTCTTTTTTAAAACCACCATGAACCATTTCCCGCTGTTTTCCTGTATCCGGACAGATGAAGAACACGGTCACTTTATAGTCGTAAACCACATTTTCTTTCCCTTCCAGTACAATCGTTTTGTCGTATCCTTCCACATGTTACCGGATGTCGATCACAGGCCTTACCCAATACTCATCCCATAGCTTCACGATCAGCCTCGTGTCATAAGCCCGCGGTCAAGATCCAGCGTTTCGACGTTTTTTAAGATTTACGGTTGACTTTCCTGCATCTGGTTTAGTAGTGCATGCCCTTCGGGAATAACCGATGCAGATGCTATGAGCGGGGTGCTTTAGTTTTGTTTGGGCTGCTGTGATTTTTTGAAAAAAACAAGATACTTGAGTTAACTATTTTTTTCAATCCATTTATCAAAATTCTTATACCTATCATCTGCAACCCAATCATAAACCTTGAAATATTTTGATAATTTATAAGCTTTCCCCCAATCAGACCGATTAATACCACTTATGCTCCATCCATCTAGGTCACTATATTTGACCCATTTCCCATTTTTATATTCAAGCAAATTGAGTTTTTGACCATCATTGCTAAACTCAATTGCTAGATAATCAAATGGATTAGGCCCCAGTTTTTTTGTTTTTTGATCTTTACCAGCAATAGAATTAATATGAATTCCAAGTAACAAATTCCCTTTTTCCAGACTTTTCATAATTTCATATCTCACCCAGCGTCTTGAGTATGTTTCTGAACCTATTAAGACAGCTGTAACTGATGTATTCTTTAGTTCGCTATTTATTAAGCGTTTTAATGCCAAATTACTCTCTTTCTTCGCCTCTTCCCATATAGAAGCGTCAAAATACCCTGCTCCTTCATGTTTTGTAGTTTTATGGTTTCGAACTACATTTGCGCGAAAATCAATTACATCTTGATAATGGAAGCTGAAAAACACCCGCTTTGCCATCTAGATTCTCCTCCTTATCTCATCAATTATTTTCATTATTGTATTAATAATTTCATCCGGTATTGAAGTACTGCCAAGTATTTCAAACCATGGCTTAAACACCTGTACCTCAGGATAATACTTAGGAAAGTCATTCATTACTTCTTCCCATAAAATCCTAGTTTGAAAACCAGTGACACCTACTGGAATTACATTCACTCCCATTGAATACGCTATTTCAAATTCATTTCTGACCCCTTC
The DNA window shown above is from Thermicanus aegyptius DSM 12793 and carries:
- a CDS encoding TIR domain-containing protein — translated: MAKRVFFSFHYQDVIDFRANVVRNHKTTKHEGAGYFDASIWEEAKKESNLALKRLINSELKNTSVTAVLIGSETYSRRWVRYEIMKSLEKGNLLLGIHINSIAGKDQKTKKLGPNPFDYLAIEFSNDGQKLNLLEYKNGKWVKYSDLDGWSISGINRSDWGKAYKLSKYFKVYDWVADDRYKNFDKWIEKNS